TTTCTAAAGTAAACTTTATTAGAATAAAACAAAGCTTGCTATTTTGGACACATACAACTAAACTAAATATATAGAACAAAAAATAGTCCATTTGAGTGTTTACTGGGGTACAACTGTGTACTTTTACATGTTGGTATTAATTAGGAGGGGATATACTTGAAGGACCTTTGTCTATTAAGAAGGCCTGTACACTATTGGActaaatataaatactttattttttattttttttattttttctactagAGCAATCAAGTAAttctttatttccttttacttGACGGAGTGATCGTCTTAACGGCTTATTCTTATCCAAAAATAGTACATCAACATCAGGCACATTGTCAACAGACAACTTTGTAGTAGTCATGTTCTCGTTTGTAACAACATTACTTGATTGAACATTAGTTTCTGGAATTACAGGACACAAAAAAGGATCCTTTTGTAAATCGATACTATCGTCTGCAAGACTGCTAATAGAGCCCTCTTCATTCTCCACTGCAAGCACCAAATGTcgttccatttttaaaaaatcaaaaaaagcacTCTCTATTCTACAGACACTCtctgaaaagttttttaaaatacaattttgatcAAGAATTGCCTTAGTTTGTTCTCTCATAAGAGTTAGCATTTCCTCCTGCTTTTCACcgattttttcctgaatttttgaagtttcaaggcacatttcaaacatttttttccccatggcagCCTTAGTATCTTTGCTGACTTCTTTTATTGGCAATGCTGTGTTGCTTCTGTTTATTTCTTCTTCACTTTCACAAATTTCAATGGTGTCTTTATGTGGCAAAAAATTGTCTACAACAGCTGTCAAAGATTAAAGGAACAAAGTTAGTTTTGATAATATAGTTGATAAGGTAAGTATgttgtttacaaaaacaaacacatttcctttattaACTTATTAcaggtttttgtgcaaaaaataaacgTGGGTAAGTAGCAGTAAGAATATGCACACATGACATCTACCCATTGAATGGCAGGTGCCTATTTCCTgtcatacaatatacattttgaatGATGGCCAGATAAGCTGTATCACTGCAGGCAGAGGTGAACATGTTTTTCCCTACACCTGACATTATGGTCACAAACTTCCATGGACTTAAAAAGAGTTTTACTGAAAAACGATTTACTAATCTCTACtgatatttacaaaataattccaCTCATAGGCTCgttaatttgtttatatatatattataaacaatatttacCATATGTAGCAACTGACTTGGGATCACTACTATCCAAAATTGAATCACCCTTCACTAAAATGTCCGGGATTGTTTCTTGAACCTAGTAGacatacaaaaaattatttataatgatTGTATAAATGAAGACTTAAAGTATTATTTGGTCTAACTTTACCACAATATTAAAGTAATCAGAGGCTAAAGTTAGTAGACTAGTGCTTTCATTTAATGTATAAGAAATCAGCACAAGGAAAAGgaatttcaaatataaatattagtttaaaaatattaataattctATGTCAACATAGATGATATCTTTATATAAacctaaatatactttttttattttacatacataaATTTTTATGGTACACCCAAACTGGCAATGTGTTCAGCCAAGTACAACATGAATAGCCGTTAATTTACTAAAACAGGCCATATTTTGACCTCATTGTAATTGTGTTTCCTGCCCCTACTTTGAATTCCCActataaaacaggatttttgatactcaccgttaaatctgtttctctgtggtcgatagggggacacagggactatggggttaagctccaccctccaggaggcaggacacttattcaaatgaaaaaaggggcGTGCCAGTACTGTGGCTTAACCCCAGGCTAGAGCCAATGTATTCAGTTGGTACCAAAGACCTGCTAACCAAAGAACATAAGTAAtgctcataaaaatatattaacgGCAGAACAGATAACTCAGGAAGAAATTCCACACAGACCAACATGGTCAAACTCGcatagggcgggaagccctgtgtccccctatcgaccacagagaaacagatttaacggtgagtatcaaaaatcctgttttctctgttgtctcaagggggacacagggactatggggacctaacaaagcagtcccagaacagcagggtgggagcgagagAAAAGACACATTATTGCACCACAGAGTGCAACACCTTGCGGCCAAAAGCGGCTTCCGCAGAGGAAAACGTgtcaattttgtaaaattttgtgaaGGTGTGAAcggaggaccaggtagccgctctgcagatctggtccaaagaAGCCGAGTTGCGCCAAGCCCAGGAGGCTCCCACCGACCTCGTGGAATGGGCTCGGACGCCCTCCGGCGGAGATTTACCTTTGGCTAGGTAAGCCTGACGAATGGTCTCCCGTAACCATCGAGCAATGGAGGTCTTGGATGCTGCCAGACCGCGGCGGGCCCCAGAGGGCAGTACGAAAAGATTTTGAGACAGTCGAAAATCCTTGGATCTCTGAATATACCAGCGAAGAGCCCGGACAACGTCCAGACCATGAAGTCTGCGTTCCTTGTCGTTCTTGGCATCCGGGCAGAGTGAGGGTAGAACGATCTCCTGATTTATGTGGAAGGATGAAACCACCTTAGGCAGAAAGGACGGTAAGGTGCGGAGCACCGCTTTGTCTTTGTGGAAGACGAGGAAGGCAGGATCGCAGGATAAGGCACCGAGTTCAGACACTCTCCGAGTTGATGATATTGCCACGAGGAAGACAACTTTCCAGGTAAGCCATTGTTCAGAGACAGTCCCGAGAGGTTCGAAGGGGGGATCCAAGAGAGCATCCAAAACAGTATTCAGGTCCCAGCCGGGGACTGGTGG
The genomic region above belongs to Xenopus laevis strain J_2021 chromosome 5L, Xenopus_laevis_v10.1, whole genome shotgun sequence and contains:
- the LOC121393760 gene encoding myb/SANT-like DNA-binding domain-containing protein 4 — its product is MAMAEEQVSMTESEWKQLLLLLPVLRANAHAVVPNDQPVQSNLNMESVELDKNVVPSCSKGTHEAFKKVKSKSCSKVLSENETSDNDEQCEMDDCFPKQKNRKRMAKFTNNELEVLIREITENYELLYGSISGKISTQRKNQIWEGIKNKVCAVGVGQRTVVHLKKRWLDIRRRTKDKLSVLEKSRRKTGGGDGESKQLSQFESQVQETIPDILVKGDSILDSSDPKSVATYAVVDNFLPHKDTIEICESEEEINRSNTALPIKEVSKDTKAAMGKKMFEMCLETSKIQEKIGEKQEEMLTLMREQTKAILDQNCILKNFSESVCRIESAFFDFLKMERHLVLAVENEEGSISSLADDSIDLQKDPFLCPVIPETNVQSSNVVTNENMTTTKLSVDNVPDVDVLFLDKNKPLRRSLRQVKGNKELLDCSSRKNKKNKK